A window of Phaseolus vulgaris cultivar G19833 chromosome 4, P. vulgaris v2.0, whole genome shotgun sequence genomic DNA:
AataaaagtcaaggtcaaacACTTTCCAAAGTTGGGCTTTATCTTCCAAGACTTACATTCACACATGGgcaattatatgttgttatttcTCTAGTGAAATCTAAAAAAGGTTTGAAAATCTTTCAACAACTAATGTTATTTACAAGGAAGTATttgaaaatctttaaaaaatatgatgatGCATCACACATATAAGgtatgaaaattattatattttcaattcattttatttgtttttttacatataaaaaacgTGACTCTCATGATAGCAAATATGATTGTGTACCAGTATATGTTATTCGCTGGCTCGCTCGTTTGCTTCATCTCGCCAAGTTACTCCATGCCAAGCTCCAAGAGGTTACTACGCTGGAGGCGAGAGTTCTGTCCCTGCGAGTTCGGGTCTTCGAGCTGGAAGAGGCCGAGGAGGAGTCTAAGGCCAAGATTACGAGGCTTGAACAAAGGTCCACCAGTCTTGAAGTGCAGCTTGATCGAGCGAAGGACGAATTTCGTCAGCAAGCCAAGAGGTTTGAAGAAGCTGAGGCTGACCTGATCGGAGACGTTCTCGACGCTTACGATGGGGGATTTAAGGATGTTCTTGCTAAAGTTGCCTGTGTGTATCCTGGAATGGATACTACAGTCTTCTATCATCGAATCGGGTTGAAAACGGGAAGATCATTCCCGGGGTTTTCCTTGATTCGTATTTGGCTGATGTATAAACTCTACTATCTATCTGCAACCTTTACTTTCCTGAACTCATAAATGCTTTATTTCTATATGTTGAACTGTTTTTTGATTCTCGTAACCGCTCTGTCATGGTACTTGGTGCCAAGACATTTCTTTTAGTGTTGTTGCATGTTCCCCTTATCTTGAGGAGAGGTTTAACTGTGAACTGGGTTGTTCCGCCTTGGCGTTCTTCGCAAGGGAAATGAACTCTTAATTGTCCTCGGCTTCGCTCAAAGGCGCGGATGATTTATCTGacgaactatttcgttcaaccttggcgctttcactcgagaggggaggtgttctctcatgaacctacctctccgctcacaagacctctaacgcaaggaaaacaagGTCTTTAACTGAAATGTACATAACtcaagaaaatatttcaatcgtAATTATCCGgggacctcattaaaaaaccatggtaagggaaaaagagtgtcttCTACTACCATGTACAATATTCTTGCTTAACTGAAGTAAGACTTGAAGTCAGCTGCATTCCATGTGCAAGGAACTGAGCCCTGCTTCAGCGCCTTAAGCCTGCGTGCTTCTTCCCAAAGATCTTTGTTCTCCTGAGGGAATTGGTCCACACGGGAGAGACTGGGTGTGAAACTAACGGGGCCACATTCCTTGGTGTTTCTCCCCAGGCTCTTAGCATACTCTGCTTCCCCTATGTGTAAGACCTTGAAACTGACCCTGTCTTTGTTCGGGGGCTGAACCAATCGCCTGGTCGATCATCACCGGTTACCCCAGTTCTGGACTCTACGGTCTTCTCAACCGGGGTTCGCGCCGTCTGATTGAGGATGTTGCTTCGGTTGGAGATTCTCTCTCCAATCTCTCTATCCCCGGAGTTGCCAAACGGATCAGATTTGGTCCTGTGAGCGATTTCTGCTACGACCTCGCCGGGTTTGGAGTGGCTGATCTTGGGAAGGGGACTTCCCTCAGTGTATGGTGGTCCATTAGTGAGCATAAATACCCCTCGCCTTGCCTTGAGGCTATTATTGTAGCATCGTgatgaacatatatttattcacactcactagccttattcatagattattggactataataataaataaatccattgttttaattaatattcttataattgggtttatttgggccttaactattattattgttaattttgtgttttttgagTAAATTAtctggaggaagcatctacctttgtgaatgggccaaatatgcaaaagtccaagttgcttcttgaaccaaaacagaaaaaatattctgaggagaagaaagagaaaataaaagctacaagattccagaaacagaattggaagcaaatcttctgcaaaataaaaagaattatggaaagtggaaactgtttacaaaatctaaactgcaatattttcccaagatccttggagcaggaaagcctataaaaggacacaagcatcaaggagagaagagagagcttcatagggttttcttagtttattttcttcttagtaattcttttgttttgcctccgcatggaaggttAAACcgttttggttgattcttttgtaattccccattgagttctaaggttttgttcaataaaagtttcaatttttaattctctatagcagttgtttttattgtctaatctcctggaaaactggtttttgtgagaggttgtacttgaacgcatgattgagagtcttccttatcttaaactttggtttcttagttagttcgcattcttctaattaatttcttgggcgcattattcaagggagaggaggtaagcattcccatggagtatacacatggaacaaagtgggtattgattaaactagtagacgcatgctttactggtgagtttcacttgaatcagatcggcgcatgttcaatctggtttagctctgttggaggattgagaaaagattaatctttagagaacctgtgaagaattcaatggtggaagaactttggatcaaccgctttttatttgctattttaatctcttttatattttttgcacaactatctcaaaccccctttttatctttattgttattgctaacttttattgcctgcagatagattttaaaccctgatcaactgattttactattggattcgttgggagacgacttggggacatttgtccacaattatactatcatctctctagtgttagacaagtctacgctagaatcatattaatttgacagcaaaacgacaactatcaCATCGCTTGGCCTCCTTCTAATCTGATTTGATGGTAATCGCCTTTCCTGTCAGgtctggtagcttcatcttcatgtgccttgttgatGGTACCGCTCCCAACCTATTCAGCGTTGGTCTACCCAACAACATGTTATAAGCAGAGAAGGCGTTGACGACAAGGTACCTGATGCTCTCCGTTCGTGACGCGATGCCATCTGTGAAGGTGGTCCTCAACTCCAAGTATCCCCACACCTCTACCTGGTCTCCTGtgaaaccgtagagacaaccgtCATAGGTCCTTAGCATGTCGGGGGATAGTTGCTGTTTGTTGAAAGTCGCCCAAaacattacgtctgccgagcttccctaaTCTACTAGTACACGGTGCACTTTCCTTCTCGCGGTTAGCACTGAGATTACCACCGGATCATTGTCATTGGGCACGACATCCCTAGGTCAGCATTGGTGAAAATCAGGTCAATGTCGAAGGCGTAGTTGGTCTTTGGTGCTTCCAACGACATCACTATCCGCACGTATCTCCTTCGCTGAGAGGCGGTATAGCctccacccgagaaacctcctgcgatggtgtggaccTCACCGTGCACAGAGACTTCGTGCCCCAGGCCACCCCCTGTTGCCGCCACGTCCTCGGTCCCCTGTTTCTCTTGTAGATAATCTCTTAAGAGACCGTTCTTCACCAGCTCGTCTAGCTGGTGTGCTAGCGCTAAGCAATTGCGTATGGGGTGGTTGtatgcttggtggaactcgcaccaggcatTCTTGTTGGGCCCGAGCCTCTTGTCGGTCTTGGGAGGCACCTTCAGCCTCTCCGCTATGTTTGGGATAACGATGAGGTCTTTCAACTCCACTATGAAGTcgtgccttggcggcacgttATCTCTCTCGCGCCCCCTCGTATTAGGCCTTTGATAGGGCTGCTGCTTCACAGGGGCCTTTATCTCTATCGTCGCCTCGTGGACCCTTAGGGTTTTAGGACGACCTACCGCGAGTGGCTGTGTGGGGACCACGCATGTGCGCTTCTCACTAACTTCTTCCTCCACCGTAATATGGGCCACCGCGTGGCGCTTTATTTTGGCGAAGGTCTTGGGGTGGTTCCGGATGAACACCTCACTAAAGGGTTCCGAAACGATGCCCTTcctaaacgcgtgcaccatcatCTTTTCTTTTGTGAGGTTTAACCTCACCACTTGCGCTCCAAAACGATGGAGGAACTCCTTATAAGACTATCGTTGATACTGTTTTACATCAAAGAGGTCATAGGATACTGACGGGAGGGCTCGATTCACGATGTATTGTGCCCTGAACAACTTTGTGAGTTGCGGGAACGACGTTACATGGCCATTAGGAaggctgacgaaccagtccatcGCAGTTCTTgccaaagtgctcatgaacagcttgcacCGCACCGCATCGGAGCCcccaaccagcatcatctgtgtatggaaaGTCGTAAGGTGGGCCTCCGGGTCTTCCACCCCGTTGAAGGTCACCTTGGGCCCTACAAGCGTGGCTGGTATTACTGCATCCACGATCTCTAGCGAGAACGGTGTTGGGAACTCTCTGGGTGGGGTCACAGGCTCCTGGTCTGCACACTCATGCTCAACCGTGTGGGTTTGTAGGTCTCTGCGCAGTTCCTCGTTCATAGCTTGCGACGCTACCAAATTAGCTTGGATGCGTTCTTGATTCGCTCTTGACGCGACCATCACTTCCTGAAGGGCTCGCATCATCTCCATAACCTGCTCCAAGGTGAGGCCCTCACCCCCGTTTAGTGCAGCAGGTCCCTGCCTTGTACCTCTAATCTCTTGGGTCCTGGTTCTTGTTGGTGGGACAGTGTTTtgtatcgtgccccacggtgggcgccaaatgttcctaccGGTTGACCTGAAACGCCTTCCTACGCCTACGTCACTTTCACATCCAGAGTCCTTGCGTTTGCCTGTGCCTTTCCTGTGCGAACAcctgaaacacaaagacaaagggcgccctagcgatcgtttgcactccgacgctcaagtcagtactagggctaggaaacaccgaaaACTATATAATCTTGCTACTGTGTGTGTGTTTATGGCGCAAGAGAATCCTCTATTGTCAAGTTCGTtaacttactatttatagactgaaactagggtttcttGTTTACCTGAAATGGGTCTTTCTGATGGGCGGGCCCAACACTGTTGTTACCTTACTCtcaggataacctagcgcgtggggtccGTAACTGGAGTGCAATCTCTGACGGAATGACCACTtggatgcctcctcgtgcacctgatctatGGGGTCACTCGCCTCTGGGaatgccctagctgttcacgtgccatgcatgcagctcacccctgGATCGCAATCCTCATGGGTCATATCTTCCCAGTGACTCTGTACTTTGTGTCACGCCTGAACGCGTAGtccactctacacgcatggGCACTCGTGATCTatgcttctcccttactgataactggtgtgtgatcTGGGATCCACTTCTCGTGGCCCATCTCTTCGGTTTGGGGTCTCCGATGCCCGACCTCTCCACACTATTTAGTGGCAAGTCGGTACATCATgatgaccgatgtctgaccacctTTGTTCCTTGGCGCACATGCTTTACGGGGTGCTTGCCCGCACTGCTCGTGGGATCTGCTTATGTGACACCAACATTATCAATGATTAGTCAacgtccgaggactggtcggtacatcATCTATAAGGCCTTGTTTAAAGTTGCGGAGTGCTTCCTTCTCCCTCTCTATGCACTTTGCTTCACCACTTTCACTTGAGTTGTTTAATGTCACTTCTCCCTCTCTATGCACTTTGCTTCACCACTTTCACTTGAGTTGTTTAATGTCACAGTAATTGATGAAGTAAGCAGAGAAAGCAGGAGAAGaacataaaatgtttaaaaaaaataagcaatCATTATAGTTTTTATGATATCAGATAATCTGAACAAGGAGGAGAGTAAACCATAGTAGTATATTGCCAATCATTGAGTTCTTTTCTCTTTCACTCCATGGCATCATTTATATTCATAAATGTACGGACCGCCTGTGGCTTTCCAAAAATGTATGATATGCctaaatttcttttaattttattttttttccataatgAGGAGATGATTAGTTTGTATTGTGTTAGATAATTACTATCTcctaatttataatctaaggATAGGAAAATTAACCACACCAATAATCACATAAtgaggaaaaataaaaaaattctgaaGATCCATTATGAATTGGAAATTAGTTCAtcaataatacaaataaaactagtcttaagaaaggaaaaaaaaactagcTGTTGATtgtcctaatttttttaatgagttaaaaattaattacataataaaaatataactagTTATGTATTTTCCTAATCATTACCTTTTAAAATTAAGCAATAAGACattttaaaaaaggaaaaataaaactagttCAAATTAAGATATTATCGAATCATTTGAAGGGTTAAAATATTAAGTACATTGGATACTtagaaagagagaaaatgaaaCTAGTTCAAAGACCATAATTGTTCATTGTCCTAatcaaattcattttattgGTTGGAAAATGAAACACATTGAAAAGAGAAAACATGAAACTGGTCCAGAAAGACCTTAAACTATTAATTGTTGTATTTGAATCCATTTTAAGGGTTAGAAAATTAAGCATATTAGACACTTGAAAATGAAATTGGTCCAAAGACTTTAAGATATTGACTGTCCAAATCAAATCCAATTTATGGGATAGAAAAATTAAGTATACatttcaaaagaagaaaaagaaatttctCCAAAAGAACTTGAAGATTGTactattcaaatatattttactgtaaTCGAATTAAACACTtgatgagaaaaagaaaaaattcaaactGATCCAAAAGATTAAAGCTAACTTCTGatccaaaattattaaataaaaattaatttaaaaaaaaaatattatataactaaattagatattattataaaaattaaaaaattattaatatttaaattaatttttattattaataaataatttttaaattagtatttagttaactatcaatattttaactattaattatttaaattttaaaattgaaaatttattatgGTTTATTGATATTGGAGTGATTTTGGTTTATAGGTTGAGGTAGCTAGTTACATATTTAGAATTTGATATGAATATCCACAAGCCTACCTTTGTACCTTTAGGGTAAAAGTGTTCAAATATAAACATGTgtcaaaacaaaaagaaaactcTAATCTCCAATCTTTTCTTCAGAAAAAAAGACCATGTTTTTGGTCTGTTGCACTGGTGTCACCAATATCCCCTCTGTTTCTAATATCTGGCAACATATCCAGATTAGTTCGAACCTCTGCCACACTCTTGAGGATGCGAGAGAATCAGATGAATCACATTTGAATTCATCCTTAGTAGCTTCAATTTTCTCTTTCACATGAGAAATATTATGAGTATTGTTGTATGTTTTGATTTACCACCTGTATTGTTTTCTTTAGATATCAAGTGAAACCAAGTTGGTTTTCTATTTCAATCGGCCCTGCTGAGTTAGAACCATCTAAAAGTTGTTTGAATTGGTGGAACTTTACACAGTCTTCTCCTTTTTAGTTTTCTTAGGGTAAATAAGTTTTAGGTTTTTATGGACTAATTAATGTGTGCCTTATTCCAAACCTGCTTTGCAGAATCAGTTACAATAAATGAATGAATTATGTAAAGTAAGGAGAAAGAATAAAATTTTGGGAAAATAGATGTTCTGCAGAGTTACTCTTAGTTAGAAATACCCTAAAATATTAACATGAAGTAAGAAATTAGGGAGAAGGGGATGTACCTATATAGGGAAATAGGGTCTAAACAGTACTTGAGACTAGACGTATAATTGTTGATGTGTCGGTGATACTCTGATTCTTTTCCTCAAGCTTTATTTCACAAATGCTGGTGCTTGGTCGGTCAAGGGTTACCTGAAAAAGatactctgacgctcaagtgcTGTGAAAATATTGAATATTGGTAATTGgtaaaaacgtaccttacaCCTCCGTAGAGgattttatttatagtgttgatCGTGAACCCTTGTCATGATGGGCCGGATATCAGTTATTGACTTATATGCATCGTGATCCTTGATTAATAGGGATGTACACTGGTACATAGGTATGTTGGAATATCTAGagaatattttcaattaatcaGTATTTAGCTAATTTGTTGGAGATATTTCCCGCATATTTCGGGATACGAATTATAACTCATTAAGTGTCGTTGTAATTGACGTTACTGTTAGTTATTGCATGCATTGATATGTTCTTTGACTCGGTCGGTCGCCGAATCCAAGACGGGCTCGTCCAGTActgaccggtacacttgccttAGGAtcaaagaaattaatttatgaagAGTCATTAAATGACCGTT
This region includes:
- the LOC137838349 gene encoding uncharacterized protein, whose protein sequence is MVHAFRKGIVSEPFSEVFIRNHPKTFAKIKRHAVAHITVEEEVSEKRTCVVPTQPLAVGRPKTLRVHEATIEIKAPVKQQPYQRPNTRGRERDNVPPRHDFIVELKDLIVIPNIAERLKVPPKTDKRLGPNKNAWCEFHQAYNHPIRNCLALAHQLDELVKNGLLRDYLQEKQGTEDVAATGGGLGHEVSVHGEVHTIAGGFSGGGYTASQRRRYVRIVMSLEAPKTNYAFDIDLIFTNADLGMSCPMTMIRW